In the Pocillopora verrucosa isolate sample1 chromosome 4, ASM3666991v2, whole genome shotgun sequence genome, CGCTCGATGAAAACATTCTGGATCAGatcagaagtcaaacaaaaacGGATTAAGACACTAACAGGATTCGAAGCACAGACCCTCCGATTTGTAAGGCGGTCGTGCAAAGTTTTATAGCGTCAATAACCTTCAATAACCATTGATTATAAATTCTATCCCTTTACATCTTAACTAGTGACTATGCCCTTTTTTGAAATcctcttaaaaaatataaactcCGTGTTATCTTCATAGTGAAATAAAGTACTTTTTTGCGTGGTATTGACTGATCATATTAACCGGGTAAGCACTTTCCACCTGCCCCAAGAACCTGCAAAGATATCTAGCATCTTGTCAGTCTTACTTTAAGGAGTGGTTAGGAGACACCATTACGTGACACCCCCCCTCCTGAAAAAAAACCGTCTCGTGtctctccctacacttctttcgtgcgcTAGCCGCTTCCCACGtgcacagtcaaggcttctatATTTGgtgaatttaaataaataaataaataatagatAAATGGgaatatgaataaataaaaataaaatagcaaaaattCCTTCAAGTGGGTAGTGAAACCAGAAGAAAAAGGTGTCTTAGAGGAAGAAGTACTATTAATTTCATTCGGCTTAATCTCTGTAAGTCCTTTCAAAGTCTCTGCGTTTCAATTCAAAAATACCTCTGCAGGTCAACAGAGTAAAAACGATCAGGAGGTTGGCGCACGAAAtttaactttgtttaaaaatgtaaatagatATGTGCCAGGCGTTCCTTCGATGCTGTTTGGCAATTTTTCTCAAATGCTCCCTAAAATCTTACCTTTATGCCTTCCTTTGATCTTTTAGGTATAGATTATCACTCAGTTTGTCTACATGAATCGTTTTTAGATTGATTTGTAGCAAGTTCCTTTCCCAAAGTGAGGAAAATTGAGGAATTGGCGCAGATTGGTTTCAAGTTTCGCGCGATAGTGGGCTGAACACAAGAGAGAGAACTGGATATCAGTATTAATACAGCTCGCCCCAGATTCCTCCCAACCAACGAACCTCTAGCTGATGTTCCGTTAGCTTGCAGTTAGTCATTACTTTCGCATGCTGTTGATGTTAATTGTTGCTTCATGGCAAGTTATTGTGGCCAAAATTTCCAGTAGTTGTTAAGCGTGTATGGTTTTCCTGAGAATTCCCTGGTTTTTCCTTGGGAGAATGATCGTCAACAAATGGATGATCGTGGCTTTTATTGTTGCGTTTGTTATTCTCGAGATGCAAATTCTTCAAATGACGAATGTTACAACACATGATGATCACAACGGTAGGAGAAACCTTAATCGAACACATTAATGTCTCCTCTTGTTTTCATCATAGATGGCTCTTTAAGAAGATCTTAAGTGATAGTCATTTCATGATACCCTGCAACTTTGGGAATCGTTTATGACTAAAAACACATGTGCTCTTGTAATGTTCAGTTTGACATTTCGAGTTTCCATTTTGCTGGAATGTTCTTTCAAAATCTTAAATACTTTCCTTTTAACTGTATTTTGTGATTGATTCTCTCCACATCGAGATGAAATGGAGAATTCGTGTTTGTGTAATTGAGTAAATCTCCAAACTGCCCATATCACGCTAAGAAACGTCGTCTGTCGAGTAAATACGCACAGATTCGTTCTCGATGCTGGCTCCGActtgatttattaaaaaataattggttTAAGCAGCCGTTCTTAATCCTTGGCTCGTAAGCTAGGTATTCGGGATTAATTGAAAGATAAAGTTTAAGATGTCAGTCCGTTTACAATAACCATCTAAACAGTTTTTATGTTTTGTATACAAGATTAAAAGTACTACACCTAAAATACGTTGTACCCGTAACTTCTAGATACTGTGAACTTGAAAGCAACAAAGGATGATGTTAGCTATCATTTTTGATATTGATTGTATGATAAACATTGGGTTTCTGACAGGTTTAAAATAATCCTCTTTCCACTTTCAAGAGCCTTATTTCTCCCAATTCAACCAGCTTTACTACTAACTAATTTCAACTAGCTTTACTACTCTCCAAACTTACAAAAAGGGTTTAGAATATCAAAGCCTAATGGAAAACAAAGACAACTAGAGTGTTATCCACTCCATGTGCTCTGTTTTATGTTAGAATGAAACGTTTTGTGTAAATAACATTATCAAATCATGATTGATGAAGAGGAAGTATAAAAGACAAGGGAGATGACCTGTTACATTCCATCCATATACCACTGTTATCCAATTTTCTCTGAGGACATCAATTTCTTTGGTAACATACAGTAGTTGGTCATTAACCTGGTGGTCAATTCTCCTGTTCTTCACATGTTCCTTTCTTTTAATGcttaattttgttcttattttagAGTATGCAGGGAATTTGCCGTCTAGCAATATTTTGAGAGACAGGGGTCAATTTGAAAACAACTATGAGGTGctgcaatatttattttttcattagtttttttctCAGGCCAATATCATGGCTAACTGATTTGCAGTAACATTAGGAAAATGTTAGGTGGAAAGGAGAGTATTCTCTACAtcataaccctttcactcccaagatctcatttgtacttctccttactatctgctaaataacttttatgttgttcattctgagaatttggtattggatcaactagtgaTCCCGATagggtaaggagaaattttgtcttattacccatgggagctaaagggtcaATTAAAAACAGTTCAATCCATCAGAATTTAATGAGAGAATTTTGTGAACTAGGGGaagaattctccaaactcaAACACCAAATGAACACACTATTGAATTTGGAAGAGTCTTTTAAGAATTAGACTGCTCTGTTGCAAGTTTATTACTGTAGAGGGACGTACTCGCTCAGTGGCCAGAGCTTATGCTGGTTTGATTGTACCATATCTGGATGACATGCATGTGTATTGGAACTTTAACCCTATCATTCCATAGATTGAAATATAAATCCTCCATACTGTTTGCTCTACATATCTTACAATTTTAAATCtaagaatttgatgtttgatCACAGATTCTCTCCTGGTTAATTTTTCTCACTTATCATGACCTTTCTGCTCAATAATGTATTGAAATTGGACAGCATTTTATTAGGTTTTCTGGGAACTTTTTTGGTATCCTTTGCAAATTgctatgcaaattattttgccCACACACTTCATTTACCAAGTGGGCTTATAAcaggaaaatttttgtttaggaAAGGCAATAATGTGGCCCATTACCAGGTAGGGCTTTTAAGTGCGTGTGAGGAGGGAGGAGGCAGTTTACAGTAACCACATTTGTAGACTAGAGACCAGTTAGTTGCATTCTTGTCTGAAGGATGACACTATCAATACATACATATGGAAAAATTGCCTTATTATCGAAAGTCTCACACAAATTGACTTAGCGCAAGCAGAAACCAGACTTATTGATCTTGAGGCTCTTCTGATAATTGGATGGTAACTTCCCACTGTGCTAAGCTGTGACCCCATTTGGGGTGCATTGCCTGGAGGGGTCAGGTGTACAACTGCTCATGCAATGATGTGTCAGTCCTTACATGAATGTAGATAgcttaatttacatttttagtcAAGGAATTAAGTAGAAGTGATACTTCTAACCTCAATTTAGAATGCAAAGTGGTTTTAATGAGGTAGATGTTATTGTATTAATTCTTGTTAATATTATACCCTTGTGTTCTTTTGATGATGTTAACCAGAGttgataaaatttaactcttcagatttgtaacttttttgtttataaaacttaattttctaAGATGTTTCATTCATTCTATCTCTTTCAACAGTCTGACTCATCCACTAGAGGGAAAGCCAGATTACAAACTGAAGATGATCACATCATAATTTTCTACAACAGAGTCCCAAAGACAGGCAGCACATCTTTCATGGGTGTGCTTTATGCTTTATGCCGTCCAAACAGATTCCATGCTCTGCACCTCAATGTTAGTCGAAACTCTCACGTGATGTCACTTTCTGATCAGATACGTTTTGCTCGCAACATTACAACATGGAAACAGGTGATGCCAGCTGTCTATCATGGTCATCTTGCCTACATGGACTTTCAAAGACTCGGTGTTTACCAAAGTCCCCTATTTATAAACATGATAAGGAAGCCTTTGGACAGACTAGTTTCCTACTACTATTTCTTGAGGTTTGGAGATGATTTTAGGCCATACCTTCGAAGAACAAGACAAGGAGATAAAGAGGTATGGAAGTTGTGTTTAAGAAAATGTGGTGGAGAGTTGTTTGAAATTTGTCTAGATTTTGTGAATTTTTGAACCAACCTCCATGGATTCTGATTATGGATGACGGTTACTTgaattttgttatcaatttgaGTTATTGTATATATGAGTATTGAAGTTGGAAACAATTCCAAATGGCTGTATGCGACATGCAATTGTTCTATATTGAAACATACTTATGacaaaaatgattaatttttgggatccatttaaccctttaactcccaagatctgattgtcaattctcatttttagctgttacacatttccttgtatattaCACATAGTTattatgagaatttgttgttacatgtaggtcaaaataacaacttttaactgataagtttgacaACAATATCCACACATTGGACAATGAATGAATATCAAAAattgtagagagaagttacatgttaatcacatctCCAAGAAAAGGGTGGAAAGGTTGTCACAATATCGATAATTTGTGTCTTCCTGTCTTAGGAAAATGTTGATTTCTTTCCAGCTCACCTAAGTCTAAAGGTCATTTTGTGGGAAAATGGTGAAATGTGTGAGTAACATAGCACTTTAAAGTAAACTAGCTGATATGTTACATTTTCTGACTAGACATTTGATGAATGTGTTCAGAATGGAAATCCAGATTGCAGGCCTGAGAGGCTGTGGCTGCAAATTCCATACTTTTGTGGTCATGCACCGCAGTGCTGGTGAGTTCCACTCCTGTTtgtccctctttttttttttttttttttttttgtttgttttttttgttatcaatagCCATGTTTTATTTGTCAAcataagttattttaaaacataaaatttggCAGTTTATACTGTTCTAATCAATGACACATGGAAACTGTAAGTGAGTGAAGCCTGCAGGATTTTGACCTGGCACTGGAGATAAGAAAAGTTGTAATTAGCCACTCAGAATTCTGTGCCAAAATTTGACAGCCTGAAGCATTTGTTCTTTAGATGTGGTGAATATTCTCTTGTTTCTTTACACTATTTTCTTGCCACCACATTTCTGAATGAAAATGCCGAGGATGTGAGTTGAAGTAGTTATGGTGTGAGAGTGGCTCACACCACTAGAATAGAATACAGAATAGAATGCAGTGACTGATAGTATCACTTGCACCACTGCATGTACCCCCTTTGTCCCCCCTGCCCCTCACCTCCAAACCTTCAGGAGctccttcaggaaaaaaatttgtacatgCTGTTTTCAAGGAGTTTAAAGTTTATTAAATGCAGACTTTAAtaaaattacaagttattttgatttttactcaTCTTAAAGCGGAAAAATGATCAAACATCATTCTACAACTCCTAATGTGCACTCATGTGCATATCGAGatttttcacataatttttggaaaatgtaTGTTGAAGTGATtgactaaaatatatttaaaaacaacaaatttgtgGCCAAAGTTGACCTGTGAAGCTTTGGAGTAACCTCAACCCACTTACTAAAATGCAATATCAGGAGTGTTTTATGTCTGACtaacttcccccccccccccccacccccagaTAGAAGTCCTCAGGATACCCCCATGATTTTTCAGGTTTCCAACACAGCACAGTGATATTGGCCAAGCTTCATACCagagacctttttttttttgcattcacaTGCCAGCACCATAACcatttataccctaacatcagtatctacattctccatacttttttttctatacatttcttctgttactgacgaggagaatttgttcataaatcaaagcttcttaagttggcaATCATTTCGTTTATTCAGTGGTGTTAAGTTAAGAAGAATTCAGCCACAGGTCACTCCTATCAATAAAAGGTTTAATTACTTAGCAACTACTTTAACCATAAATTGTAATGAATTTCAGGTCACCAGGAAATAAATGGGCTTTGGAGCAAGCTAAAAGAAACTTAGTTGAAAAATACTTACTAGTGGGAATCACTGAGGAAATGGGGAACTTTGTCGCAGTTTTGGAAGTAGTACTGCCAAGAATATTTAAAGGggcaacaaaattgtttaatgAAGGTGAGAAGAATTATCATTAAATACACATACTTATTAATAGTGGAGCTCGCGTAACCCCATAATCATATAAAATAGTAGTAACCTATCAGGCCGAAaaaccatacaaggtgctacttttaacatgcgtggtcaactgtaccgcgggcacgccaacaccacggctttgtccagtagtccagtggtcagagcactgggctccgagtcggacgactcgggttctagtcctggccggggcaaggcgttgtgcccttgagacgtgcgggaaaaaaaatgcgagctccgcaTATGTGGAGAATCCTttctgttggattttttttgttccttcgCAAAGTAATGCCATTTTGCTGTGAAACTTGTTCAAAATAATTAGTGTGTATGTATATGGAATAACCTTCAAACCAAACTTCAAAATCAtctattacaattaaaataaagaaaaaaagaagcttgTCGAGCAAATTAGTAAAAGTCAGAATGGTTTTTTGTTTCTAGACTAAAATTAAaccaagaaatgttttgtttttgtgtcgAAGCAACACGTACATAGAAGAGTTTATACAGTTCACTTCTCTATTCTTGATTTTTCTgtattgaattttcatttactttttttttacttgtttctgTTTCAGGTGGTAAATCTCATCTAAGGAAGACAGCATCGAAGAAACCATTGGAAAGTTCAACAATTGAATACTTTGAACAATCAAAAatatggaaaatggaaaatgatttTTACGAATTCGCTAATAAGGTTTTTCAAGATGCCAAGAAGAGGGCGCTGATAATGAAGGACGGTATCTTAGAAcctgtaaaaaaacaattcttttacgAGAAGATAAGGCCAAAATAAGCCAGTAAAGTATTTGAATTACTCAGATTTTTAATATATACTCAGGATAATTTTCCCCTTAAATGAGCGAGGAGTTGGTATTGATGTCCGTAAGAGTGAAGTATCAACTGAAGCCGCCCATTTTAACACTACCGAGTTAACACAAGGAGTTGAGATAAGCACGAAATGACACGGCCAACAGCGTCACATTGTCTCTGAAACTCGCTCAATATTAACATCAAGTCGTCAAATTTAGGTGACTTTCTCGGTGTGGAATGTTTATGGAGCAGCATTCAAGTccagagagaaaaagagaaaaattgggATCAATGTTAGTATTAGACAACTGCGCgcttacccctcccctaaccccaCAGCAGTCAAAGGGGAGGGTTAGTGTTTGGTTacgggaggggtaggtgcgcagttgctcagtGATCTAAAAATTGATGTCGAGTGTGGACTCACTCCTTAAAATGTTgcattgaaaaatttccttCCGTAATCGTGCAGTTGCGagggaaaaattaagaattgaaatgaaacatagCACGTACACAATTCTGCTGCCTTGGCGTTGTTCGGAAAATCCTCTTGAAATGGAGACTACCAGTGAAGGAGAAAATTGTCTCTAAACTACTACATGGGGATCTTGTGGAAAAAGACATtgagaaaaatatagaaaaggtACTGTATGCGAAGTTCAGTTGTCTGACTGCCCGTTAATTCGGAATAAGTTAGAaacttaaacttttcaaaatcgTCTTTGCCAACACACTCCCCATACTCCCTCAATAGGGCGAGTGTCGCAAATCCAATCCAATAGTCATCACATCGGTCAATCAGTGCAAAGGTACACGACAGAACGAGCCAATCACTGCTCAGAGTAAACGTATGCGAAAAGAAATGGAACCCAGACTAAGTCTCCTCTCATTGGTTTAGAAGCAGGTGGGAGTtttttctcaaccaatcggaGATTGTGGTGAGACAAAACTAATGCACTGTCGATTACTTCAAGTCTCGATGATTGCACCTATATGTGTGGGTTGGAGCAGTCTTTGATTGAATATGAAGAGAAATCAGCCACTGCCTTGTTTTTGCTGTATTCGAATCTGTGATTGGTGTAGAATGCTCGCGCCATCAACTAAGCCAATCAGACGCAGATTTAACACCAATCATGGTTTGGTCACAGTGTTTCCAGAGCGTCTGgtagtttgcctgtttttttttttggtttttttttccagttatgatttttctctttgttgtgaTGGGTGGTTGTGATTAATTTGGCAATGGTTGATGGACAATCAACTGAAAAATGCTCTGTATAGCTCATTTGAAACGCAAAAGTTAACACACATGGGAATACTTTACGGGTAATTAAAGAACGTGGATTGATTTATTTCGTCTGGAATAACGTCTGTAAACGAATCCTTGCAAGCAAGTAGTTTTCTGTGAATGATAAACATAATTAGGATTAAACCAATTTTTCCCATGTATACTTGTTTTGAGTTGTTACATATAATGTAACTATACTTTTTTCTCATCGTAGTGCCAACCATAGTTTTTCCACATCTTTTGTTGCTGAGCAGGTAAACCCGTTTAATATTCCATATTCTGTTATATATCCAAATAAAAACGTAACAACGACAACTAGACAggaaaacgttaaaaaaaataaattttcaacttttataTTCAATGGATTTGTATTTCTATTCTAGGACTGGGAATGTTTGATATTTCTGTCATTTCTTTTCAAGGAATCTCGTTTGGGCAAGTCCTTTTGATCCTAGAGGAAGGgatgaataagaaataaaaaaaaagataaaaaagttgCCGCAAGAGAACCGAAAAAGAATCATGCACTCCCaataattaaagaaagatatcaagaaaaggtgaaaataATGACATTGGGGCTGAATATATAAGAACACAAAAAGTGAGCTCGCATTTGCTTAAACCCCCTGTGAAATATCGGTTAAATGATAAGAGGATAGGATAATGACAATTCGGGTGCGAAGTGATTTTTCACTAATATTCATCTttttaattgataattttcattcctggaaaggtaattttttgtgtgtattGTGCAGGGCCTAGGTTTACCATCTTTGCAAACGAAAACTCTTTGCATCGTTCAAGGGCATATCTTTTCGGGGAAACTGGGCTTTTTGCTATATGGCCGGTCTTGTTTATTTACCTGGGCGTTGTACCGCTATGACATTTGATGACATTAATTATCTTTGTATAAATAATTTTCGTGCATGTAGTTTAACATGGTGTTAATTTTTGCTCTGTGCGTTTTCTATTTCGGGTTTATTTGTGGCAGATTGCAGAAACCGTCGTTGGTGGATGAGTGATAGTTGTCTGTTGTCTTTGGTTTTTGTCTCTAGCAACTAGCAATCAGATATCTAACTTGAACGTCATTATTCATAGTTCCCTGTATACTTCGTAAACTTTGTGATAACATCCTTCTCAACAATCTTTCGCAGCTAATTACAACTCAAAACCGAAAACGCATTGAATGGTTTTGAAACTTTGAAACCAATCAGTCACATATTTAACTTGATGACTGGACGTATTCAATGTCCTTGGTACAAATTTGTGCGATCAAACACGACTATTGCTAAGCGAAACTCCACCGTCCTAGTGTCAGCCGGGAGGACCTCGGCACCATTGTACCATTCTTCATGACCAACGACCAGGTCGTCCTCCCCGGACGGTCTACGGTGGACGTGCGTACAATGGCGCACATAATAAAAGCAGTCATTCTATTCTGTCATGTCTTGAACTGCCACATCTCCCCCGTCGACCTAGTCATcgagaaaaagaggaaaaggataAGCTTTTAACGTCAGCTGGCGAATTGACATGTTTTATAAAGCACGCAGAGGCATACACGTTCTTGACAAAACTTTTTCGGTCGCGATGGCTGAATATGGGATTTTTATAAAGTGCGAAACAAGAACAGACCCTTATTCAGCCATGATGACCGGGAAAAGCTGGTCAATAAACAAATACTGGTGATCTCTTATCAGTGGAGAATCTactaaaagacaaaaaatgacaCCATAGAATTTCCAATTTTGATTGGAATATAAAAATCAAGGAACTCCgtttatcgatttttttttcttgatgatgATGCTTTATCTCGATCTCTCTTTTCGCTTAATTATGATATCTCACCTCAGAGGGCTTGTACTTGAAATAAGAAAGCTTCATCTCCTTGTCTGGGCAACCAACTCTTCTTaatctaaaatgaaaaacaaatcaaaatcaaaatgagcAGCTGAAGCTCTTTATGATTCTTTATTTGGATAGCACTGTTGTCTTTTCTTCACAGCCGTTCTTTGGGATGACAAGCAAGGCTTTTCGTGGGGGAATAGCGGGGGTGGGATAAAGCTATGTGTGACACTCTGAAGAACAGCTGCGAAGAAGACTAGTTATTGCTCGGCCATTTGAGATGTTTTCCGACAGTGAATTACATATGTAACCTTACGGATGAGCAAAATTGATTTGAAAGCTTTCTTTTCAATACCCCCAGACTCAGGATCTTACCAGGAATTCTCACGTTTGGTtgctatttattttttggtgataGTTCTCCTCAGTCCTCACTCACATGTGGGATGATGTATTGAAATGGTGTGCATAAATAGCATAATACTTGGCTAGAATATTCAAGGAGTCAATGAAAACAATCTGCAAAATCTTTCACATATtcaaatgactcactttttcCCAGTCCATACAGGTTGATCCACCAAGCCAAATTCGCAGTTCAGCACAACG is a window encoding:
- the LOC131782638 gene encoding heparan sulfate 2-O-sulfotransferase 1-like, translated to MVFLRIPWFFLGRMIVNKWMIVAFIVAFVILEMQILQMTNVTTHDDHNEYAGNLPSSNILRDRGQFENNYESDSSTRGKARLQTEDDHIIIFYNRVPKTGSTSFMGVLYALCRPNRFHALHLNVSRNSHVMSLSDQIRFARNITTWKQVMPAVYHGHLAYMDFQRLGVYQSPLFINMIRKPLDRLVSYYYFLRFGDDFRPYLRRTRQGDKETFDECVQNGNPDCRPERLWLQIPYFCGHAPQCWSPGNKWALEQAKRNLVEKYLLVGITEEMGNFVAVLEVVLPRIFKGATKLFNEGGKSHLRKTASKKPLESSTIEYFEQSKIWKMENDFYEFANKVFQDAKKRALIMKDGILEPVKKQFFYEKIRPK